In Sphingomonas sp. SORGH_AS_0950, the following are encoded in one genomic region:
- a CDS encoding SUF system Fe-S cluster assembly regulator: MRLSSLADYAVVMMTAAAREGAGGRSNATLLAGQTGVPLPTAQKLVSRLATAGLIESTRGTGGGIRLARDADAISLADIVEAVDGPIALTACVEGAAHECGLEMQCRVRPHWHVVNQAVRAAFSGVTLATLAADPVESQVMGAELRPGVFA, from the coding sequence ATGCGCCTTTCCAGCCTAGCCGATTATGCGGTCGTGATGATGACCGCCGCCGCGCGCGAGGGTGCCGGCGGGCGGAGCAATGCGACCCTGCTGGCCGGGCAGACGGGCGTGCCGCTGCCCACCGCGCAGAAGCTGGTCAGTCGTCTGGCCACCGCCGGGCTGATCGAGAGCACGCGCGGCACCGGCGGCGGCATCCGTCTGGCGCGCGACGCGGATGCGATCAGCCTGGCCGATATCGTCGAGGCGGTGGACGGCCCCATCGCGCTGACCGCCTGTGTCGAGGGGGCTGCGCATGAATGCGGCCTGGAGATGCAATGTCGCGTCCGGCCGCATTGGCATGTCGTCAATCAGGCGGTACGCGCCGCCTTTTCCGGGGTGACGCTCGCGACGCTCGCCGCCGATCCTGTTGAATCGCAAGTGATGGGCGCGGAGCTGCGTCCGGGGGTATTCGCCTGA
- the sufC gene encoding Fe-S cluster assembly ATPase SufC, translating into MLKIENLHAEIDGKPILKGLTLEVNAGEVHAIMGPNGAGKSTLGYVLGGRPGYEVTEGSVTFDGVDLLELEPNERAAAGLFLGFQYPVEIPGVSNVQFLRESLNAQRGQRDEKPLSGGEFLKLARAQADGLGLNQDMLKRPVNVGFSGGEKKRNEMVQMGILNPKFAILDETDSGLDIDALRIVGDGINRIMRAPDKAVLLITHYQRLLDYVQPDRVHVLADGRIVRSGGPELALELEREGYAGVEGAAA; encoded by the coding sequence ATGCTCAAGATTGAAAACCTCCACGCCGAGATTGACGGCAAGCCGATCCTCAAGGGCCTGACGCTCGAGGTGAATGCGGGCGAAGTCCATGCGATCATGGGCCCCAACGGCGCGGGCAAGTCGACGCTGGGCTATGTGCTGGGCGGCCGTCCGGGATACGAAGTGACCGAGGGTTCGGTGACGTTCGACGGCGTTGACCTGCTCGAGCTGGAGCCGAACGAGCGCGCGGCTGCGGGCCTGTTCCTGGGCTTCCAGTATCCGGTCGAGATCCCCGGCGTGTCCAACGTCCAGTTCCTGCGCGAGAGCCTGAACGCGCAGCGCGGACAGCGCGACGAAAAGCCGCTGTCGGGTGGTGAGTTCCTGAAGCTCGCCCGCGCGCAGGCCGATGGACTGGGGCTGAACCAGGACATGCTCAAGCGTCCGGTCAATGTCGGCTTCTCGGGCGGCGAGAAGAAGCGCAACGAGATGGTCCAGATGGGCATCCTGAACCCCAAGTTCGCGATCCTGGACGAGACGGACTCCGGCCTCGACATCGACGCGCTGCGTATCGTCGGCGACGGCATCAACCGCATCATGCGCGCGCCCGACAAGGCAGTGCTGCTGATCACCCATTATCAGCGGCTGCTCGACTATGTGCAGCCCGACCGGGTCCATGTGCTGGCCGATGGCCGCATCGTACGTTCGGGCGGCCCCGAACTCGCGCTCGAGCTGGAGCGTGAGGGCTATGCGGGCGTCGAGGGAGCGGCGGCGTGA
- the gspJ gene encoding type II secretion system minor pseudopilin GspJ produces the protein MAHAAGRGGDVVMVVSADPVEGRNGGEANGFTLVEVMVALLVFSMLAAAAVAILSLSVRTQAVTGQKLDAMAAVSRTTAILSADLAQAVDRPTRDEGAVLTPAMVAGPDAMRLVRAGWSNLDGAQRPSLQKVAYRLNGDVLERVAWPLLDGAAPMEPAALMDHVRELHLRYRFNGAWLDQWQGQPGIALPQAAEVTIVRDDGLIFRQLFLVGTGYIGDAAAAPAPTPTPTPAPTPNG, from the coding sequence ATGGCCCACGCCGCCGGTCGGGGTGGTGACGTCGTGATGGTCGTCTCGGCCGACCCGGTCGAAGGCCGGAATGGAGGGGAAGCCAACGGCTTCACCCTGGTCGAGGTCATGGTGGCGCTGCTCGTCTTCTCGATGCTGGCCGCCGCCGCCGTGGCGATCCTGTCGTTGAGTGTGCGGACCCAGGCGGTCACGGGGCAGAAGCTGGACGCGATGGCGGCAGTCAGCCGGACGACCGCGATCCTGTCCGCCGACCTGGCCCAGGCGGTCGACCGACCGACCCGCGACGAGGGCGCGGTGCTGACCCCCGCGATGGTCGCCGGGCCCGATGCGATGCGGCTGGTCCGCGCCGGGTGGAGCAACCTGGACGGTGCGCAGCGCCCGTCCTTGCAAAAGGTCGCTTACCGCCTGAACGGCGATGTGCTGGAGCGGGTGGCGTGGCCGCTGCTCGACGGGGCCGCGCCGATGGAGCCCGCCGCGCTGATGGACCATGTCCGCGAACTGCACCTGCGCTATCGCTTCAACGGCGCATGGCTCGACCAGTGGCAGGGGCAGCCCGGCATCGCCCTGCCACAGGCGGCCGAGGTGACGATCGTCCGCGACGACGGCCTGATCTTTCGCCAGCTGTTCCTGGTCGGCACCGGCTATATCGGCGACGCTGCGGCGGCTCCGGCGCCTACCCCCACACCGACGCCTGCACCGACGCCCAATGGCTAG
- the gspM gene encoding type II secretion system protein GspM: protein MTSLKLWFDGRSTREKRLLLVMAALMVVTLLWGGILRPLGDGLSGARERHADAVIRLGEAQAIADELRQRRRRPALSGTLADTIRLSAEQAGFTLSGLTEDGPGRVRAQIASARGAALTPWLARLERGGVLVEQATLTDNGDRTLGVALVLRARVS from the coding sequence ATGACCTCGCTCAAGCTCTGGTTCGACGGCCGTTCGACCCGCGAGAAGCGGTTGTTGCTGGTCATGGCCGCGCTGATGGTCGTCACGCTCCTCTGGGGCGGCATCCTGCGTCCGCTGGGCGACGGCCTGTCGGGCGCGCGCGAGCGCCATGCCGATGCGGTGATCCGGCTGGGCGAGGCGCAGGCCATCGCCGACGAACTGCGCCAGCGCCGCCGGCGCCCCGCCTTGTCGGGGACGCTGGCCGACACCATCCGCCTGTCGGCCGAGCAGGCGGGCTTCACCCTGTCCGGCCTGACCGAGGACGGCCCCGGCCGGGTGCGCGCGCAGATCGCCTCGGCACGCGGCGCCGCGCTGACCCCCTGGCTGGCGCGGCTGGAGCGCGGCGGGGTGCTGGTCGAGCAGGCGACGCTGACCGACAATGGCGACCGGACGCTGGGCGTGGCGCTCGTCCTGCGGGCGCGGGTGTCGTGA
- a CDS encoding GspH/FimT family pseudopilin — MLTKPPFSLSEVEGHVETSPQGPNGFTLVELMIVITVIGLASAIAVWSLPDRRGRLTDEALRFAARVRAAHDVAVVEASPVSIWVTRGGYGFDRRADGAWSPMTAKPLRVAQWEDGTQAAIPDSSGRVRITFDVTGLADRPVELRLTRDRASSIVRIGADGTVRVDG, encoded by the coding sequence GTGCTGACCAAGCCTCCGTTCAGCCTGAGCGAAGTCGAAGGCCATGTCGAAACATCGCCGCAAGGGCCGAACGGCTTCACCCTGGTCGAACTGATGATCGTCATCACCGTCATCGGCTTGGCCTCCGCCATCGCGGTCTGGTCGTTGCCCGATCGGCGCGGCCGCCTGACCGACGAGGCGTTGCGCTTCGCCGCGCGTGTCCGTGCCGCGCATGACGTGGCGGTGGTCGAGGCGTCGCCGGTCAGCATCTGGGTCACGCGCGGCGGCTATGGCTTCGACCGGCGCGCGGACGGCGCGTGGAGCCCGATGACCGCCAAGCCGCTGCGCGTCGCGCAATGGGAGGACGGGACACAGGCCGCGATCCCCGACAGTAGCGGGCGGGTGCGGATCACCTTCGACGTGACGGGCCTGGCCGACCGTCCGGTCGAACTGCGCCTGACCCGCGACCGGGCCAGCAGCATCGTACGGATCGGCGCGGACGGCACGGTACGGGTCGATGGGTGA
- a CDS encoding SufD family Fe-S cluster assembly protein — protein MTTTLELPSTREEAWRWADIDALRRAAESERAVPVTGADRFLDLPGARLLFVDGVLDESVSSLGPVQLTQIDASDHPLGRQALGRGWSLRLERDAVAEPVQIVHVASGAANHLPAEIVLAEDAAAQVYETYVGRGWTNRLTRLKLAASARLMRAVRLLQDDGFVSLREEAELGEGASLTATFLAAGNMGARIDGGITQTGDGAYAEFGGALLTRGELKQECAVSLRHAALNGQSHQLWRAVAADRSQASLAARVEVARHAQKTDGEQSLRGLLLQRTATVNLKPELEIFADDVKCAHGATVGELDAKALFYMQSRGIPKPRAQALLTRAFVADAIDRIGNEVVREAFAADADAWLEAAL, from the coding sequence GTGACCACCACGCTGGAACTCCCTTCGACGCGTGAGGAGGCCTGGCGCTGGGCCGATATCGACGCGCTTCGCCGCGCGGCGGAGAGCGAGCGGGCGGTGCCGGTCACGGGGGCTGATCGTTTTCTCGATCTGCCGGGCGCGCGGTTGCTGTTCGTCGACGGCGTGCTGGATGAAAGCGTCAGCAGCCTCGGCCCGGTTCAGCTGACCCAGATCGACGCCAGCGACCATCCGCTGGGGCGGCAGGCGCTCGGGCGCGGCTGGTCGCTGCGGCTGGAGCGTGACGCGGTCGCGGAGCCCGTGCAGATCGTCCATGTCGCCAGCGGCGCGGCCAATCATCTGCCCGCCGAGATCGTGCTGGCCGAGGATGCGGCGGCGCAGGTCTATGAGACCTATGTCGGGCGCGGCTGGACCAACCGGCTGACGCGGCTGAAGCTCGCCGCATCGGCGCGGCTGATGCGCGCGGTGCGTCTGTTGCAGGATGACGGCTTCGTGTCGCTGCGCGAGGAAGCCGAGCTGGGTGAGGGCGCGAGCCTGACCGCGACCTTCCTGGCGGCGGGCAATATGGGCGCGCGCATCGATGGCGGGATCACCCAGACCGGCGACGGGGCCTATGCCGAGTTCGGGGGCGCGCTGCTGACCCGGGGCGAGTTGAAGCAGGAGTGCGCGGTGTCGCTGCGCCATGCCGCGCTGAACGGCCAGAGCCACCAGCTGTGGCGCGCGGTCGCCGCCGATCGCAGCCAGGCGAGCCTGGCCGCGCGGGTCGAAGTGGCGCGCCATGCGCAGAAGACCGATGGCGAACAGTCGCTTCGCGGCCTGCTGCTCCAGCGGACCGCGACGGTGAACCTGAAGCCCGAGCTGGAAATCTTCGCCGACGACGTAAAGTGCGCGCACGGCGCGACCGTGGGCGAGCTGGATGCCAAGGCGCTGTTCTACATGCAGAGCCGCGGCATCCCCAAGCCCCGCGCGCAGGCGCTGCTGACCCGCGCCTTCGTGGCGGATGCGATCGACCGGATCGGCAACGAGGTGGTGCGCGAGGCCTTTGCGGCGGACGCGGACGCCTGGCTGGAGGCCGCGCTTTGA
- the gspL gene encoding type II secretion system protein GspL, with amino-acid sequence MSATNLLFLPPGEGGDYRWMRIEDARVAAAGEGLPQGDGEVIAVAPADAVSLHWAEIPARSTAQAAAAARLLAAEVSAAPMDELHVAVGEDDAGSRAIGIVNRGAMAGWLNRLAGMGVDPVAVVPAPLLLPRPDQGYVRGSLAGQGVVRGRASGFADEPGFTEIVTGDDPLADLDADALADMLGAAAAAAAPALDLRQGPFARRRSFAIDWRLVRRLGRLGLAIVAVTLAIDLVRWTKYSFAADATEARIEQVARTALPRGETLVDADRQLAERLSAVRGPGQGFSRTAAAVFSAVRSVPGSELTAMDFQPSGDIRLGVAVDREALATDLKRAIEAQGFTVQASTFVAAGGRITGEFTVRGR; translated from the coding sequence ATGAGTGCGACCAACCTCCTGTTCCTGCCGCCGGGCGAGGGCGGCGACTATCGCTGGATGCGGATCGAGGATGCGCGCGTCGCGGCGGCGGGCGAGGGCCTGCCGCAAGGCGATGGCGAGGTGATCGCGGTCGCGCCCGCCGATGCGGTGTCGCTCCACTGGGCCGAGATCCCCGCCCGCTCGACCGCGCAGGCCGCCGCCGCCGCACGGCTGCTGGCCGCGGAGGTCAGCGCCGCGCCGATGGACGAGCTGCATGTCGCGGTGGGCGAGGATGACGCGGGCAGCCGGGCCATCGGCATCGTCAATCGCGGCGCGATGGCGGGCTGGCTCAATCGGCTGGCGGGGATGGGTGTCGATCCGGTGGCGGTGGTGCCCGCGCCGCTCCTGCTGCCGCGCCCCGACCAGGGCTATGTGCGGGGCAGCCTTGCCGGGCAGGGGGTGGTGCGCGGACGCGCCTCGGGCTTTGCCGACGAGCCCGGCTTTACCGAGATCGTGACCGGCGACGATCCGCTGGCCGATCTGGATGCCGATGCGCTGGCGGACATGCTGGGCGCGGCGGCGGCGGCGGCGGCGCCCGCGCTCGACCTGCGGCAGGGGCCGTTCGCGCGGCGGCGGTCCTTCGCGATCGACTGGCGGCTGGTGCGGCGGCTCGGCCGGCTGGGGCTGGCGATCGTCGCGGTTACGCTGGCGATCGATCTGGTGCGCTGGACCAAATACAGCTTCGCCGCCGACGCGACCGAGGCCAGGATCGAGCAGGTCGCGCGCACCGCATTGCCGCGCGGGGAAACGCTGGTCGATGCCGATCGCCAGTTGGCCGAGCGGCTGTCGGCGGTGCGCGGGCCGGGCCAGGGGTTCAGCCGGACGGCGGCGGCGGTCTTCTCGGCGGTGCGCAGCGTGCCCGGCTCCGAGCTGACCGCGATGGATTTCCAGCCGAGCGGCGACATAAGGCTGGGCGTGGCGGTGGACCGTGAGGCGCTGGCCACCGACCTGAAGCGCGCGATCGAGGCGCAGGGCTTCACCGTCCAGGCGAGCACCTTCGTCGCGGCGGGCGGGCGGATCACGGGAGAATTCACGGTGCGCGGACGATGA
- the gspK gene encoding type II secretion system minor pseudopilin GspK → MARRPPPSGERGAALLTVLILVAVIAVMAATALEKLRLSTRLGGNSVAIEQARGFAYAAEALAIIRIGDLLQRSQGRVSLLGGWSDRPFALPLGDVAGGAIATARVTDGGNCFNLNGLAQRASGQPGVLIGNAVETAHFAKLMRLIGVPGQVAEQVAAATADWIDSDQNPQGGGAEDALYLGRDPPYRTGGTLMADVSEMRMVNGVTPELYARLRPWLCTLPDASPTMVNINTLAPEQAPLVAMAQVDTISPGAIAQALLRRPPQGYADASAFWAQVPGATGAGGVAVTTRWFALRIDVTLGGVTLQERALVDARRVPPQLVARIWGEE, encoded by the coding sequence ATGGCTAGGCGGCCGCCCCCCTCCGGCGAGCGCGGCGCGGCGTTGCTCACCGTGCTGATCCTGGTCGCGGTGATCGCGGTGATGGCCGCGACCGCGCTGGAAAAGCTGCGTCTGTCGACCCGGCTGGGCGGCAATTCGGTCGCGATCGAGCAGGCGCGCGGCTTTGCCTATGCGGCCGAGGCGCTGGCGATCATCCGCATCGGCGATCTGCTCCAGCGGTCGCAGGGGCGGGTGTCGCTGCTCGGCGGATGGAGCGACCGGCCCTTCGCGCTGCCGCTGGGCGATGTCGCGGGCGGGGCGATCGCAACCGCGCGCGTCACCGATGGCGGGAACTGCTTCAACCTCAACGGCCTGGCACAGCGGGCGTCCGGCCAGCCCGGCGTGCTGATCGGCAATGCCGTCGAGACGGCGCATTTCGCCAAGCTGATGCGGCTGATCGGCGTGCCGGGGCAGGTGGCCGAACAGGTCGCGGCCGCCACCGCCGACTGGATCGACAGCGACCAGAACCCGCAAGGCGGCGGGGCGGAGGATGCGCTCTATCTGGGCCGCGATCCGCCTTACCGGACCGGCGGCACGCTGATGGCCGATGTCAGCGAGATGCGGATGGTCAACGGCGTCACGCCCGAACTCTATGCCCGGCTGCGCCCCTGGCTGTGCACGCTGCCCGATGCCAGCCCGACCATGGTCAACATCAACACGCTCGCTCCCGAACAGGCGCCGCTGGTGGCGATGGCGCAGGTCGATACGATTTCGCCCGGTGCCATCGCCCAGGCCCTTTTGCGCCGCCCGCCGCAAGGCTATGCGGACGCGAGCGCCTTTTGGGCGCAGGTGCCGGGGGCGACGGGCGCGGGGGGCGTGGCGGTGACGACCCGCTGGTTCGCCCTGCGCATCGACGTGACGCTGGGCGGCGTGACGTTGCAGGAGCGCGCGCTGGTCGATGCCAGGCGGGTGCCGCCGCAGCTGGTGGCGCGGATATGGGGGGAAGAGTGA
- a CDS encoding Glu/Leu/Phe/Val dehydrogenase dimerization domain-containing protein, translated as MTNWGFPDFDAHEGVHLFTDPASGLQAVIAVHSTHLGPAAGGARFWHYATPALAITDALRLSRGMSYKNAMAGLALGGGKGVVLAAKPGDVITTAQLEAFGRAVESLGGRYVTAEDVGMSEERMKVIATQTRYVSGLPVASGAAGGDPGPYTAHGVYLGVKAAAKRGLGATDMKGVRVAIQGVGSVGGGLAKLLAKDGAVLTIADVNQARAEAMAAELGASFAPADEILFADVDLVSPNALGAVLTADSIQRLKAKVVAGGANNQLATREDGARVAEAGILYAPDYVINAGGIINVGLEYLGQGDEAEVMARIAKIPERLEQVWQRSAETGHPASDVADEIAQGLIGR; from the coding sequence ATGACGAACTGGGGCTTTCCCGATTTCGACGCGCATGAAGGCGTGCATCTGTTCACCGATCCCGCATCGGGGTTGCAGGCGGTCATCGCGGTGCATTCCACCCATCTGGGCCCGGCGGCGGGCGGTGCGCGCTTCTGGCATTATGCCACGCCCGCGCTCGCCATCACCGACGCGCTGCGCCTGTCGCGCGGCATGAGCTACAAGAATGCGATGGCGGGCCTGGCGCTGGGCGGCGGCAAGGGCGTGGTCCTGGCGGCCAAGCCAGGCGACGTCATCACCACCGCGCAGCTGGAAGCCTTCGGTCGCGCGGTCGAATCGCTGGGCGGCCGTTATGTGACTGCCGAGGATGTCGGCATGTCGGAAGAGCGGATGAAGGTCATCGCGACCCAGACCCGCTATGTCTCCGGCCTGCCGGTGGCGAGCGGCGCGGCGGGCGGCGATCCCGGCCCCTATACCGCGCATGGCGTCTATCTGGGCGTCAAGGCGGCCGCCAAGCGCGGGCTGGGCGCGACCGACATGAAGGGCGTGCGCGTCGCGATCCAGGGCGTCGGCTCGGTCGGCGGCGGTCTGGCCAAGCTGCTGGCCAAGGACGGCGCAGTGCTCACCATCGCCGACGTCAACCAGGCCCGTGCCGAGGCGATGGCAGCGGAACTAGGCGCCAGCTTCGCCCCGGCCGACGAAATCCTGTTCGCCGATGTCGATCTGGTCAGCCCCAATGCGCTGGGCGCGGTGCTCACCGCCGATTCGATCCAGCGGCTGAAGGCCAAGGTCGTCGCGGGCGGCGCCAACAACCAGCTGGCGACCCGTGAAGACGGCGCGCGCGTGGCGGAAGCGGGCATCCTCTATGCCCCCGATTACGTCATCAACGCGGGCGGCATCATCAATGTCGGTCTGGAATATCTGGGCCAGGGCGACGAAGCCGAGGTCATGGCGCGCATCGCCAAGATCCCCGAGCGTCTGGAACAGGTGTGGCAGCGCTCGGCCGAGACCGGCCATCCCGCCTCGGACGTCGCGGACGAGATCGCGCAGGGCCTGATCGGCCGCTGA
- the gspI gene encoding type II secretion system minor pseudopilin GspI has product MHSLAGGYTPPSCRRPATSPCRGEGGFTLIEIMVALAVFSLAAMAIVRLESATIRGASILDETLVAQMVARNIAIAAVTDPQAPALGRRSGAEVNGGRSWKWTRIVSGTGDVRVVRIDVAVTNGAGSVVGRMTMVRPPWPTPPVGVVTS; this is encoded by the coding sequence ATTCACTCCCTCGCTGGCGGTTACACCCCTCCGTCATGCCGCCGGCCTGCCACCTCCCCTTGCAGGGGAGAAGGTGGCTTTACCCTGATCGAGATCATGGTCGCGCTGGCGGTGTTCAGCCTGGCGGCGATGGCGATCGTCCGGCTGGAGAGTGCGACGATCCGGGGTGCCTCGATCCTCGACGAGACGCTGGTCGCGCAGATGGTCGCGCGCAACATCGCGATTGCCGCCGTCACCGATCCCCAGGCACCCGCGCTCGGCCGGAGGTCGGGGGCGGAGGTGAATGGCGGGCGCAGCTGGAAATGGACGCGGATCGTCAGCGGGACGGGCGATGTGCGCGTGGTGCGGATCGATGTCGCGGTGACCAATGGCGCGGGAAGCGTCGTGGGACGGATGACGATGGTCCGTCCGCCATGGCCCACGCCGCCGGTCGGGGTGGTGACGTCGTGA
- the sufB gene encoding Fe-S cluster assembly protein SufB produces the protein MATKNAEALAAANKKYEWGFATEIEQDFAPKGLSEDTVRYISAKKNEPKWMLDWRLKAFRLWQTLETPDWAKLNISPIDYQDAYYYAEPKQKKTIASLDELDPEIRRTYEKLGIPIAEQEVLAGVEGARKVAVDAVFDSVSVATTFRKELEAAGVIFRSISEAIKEYPDLVRKWLGKVVPQRDNYFATLNSAVFSDGTFVYIPEGVRCPMELSTYFRINAENTGQFERTLIVADKGAYVSYLEGCTAPMRDENQLHAAVVELVALDDAEIKYSTVQNWYPGDENGVGGIYNFVTKRALCQGKNSKVSWTQVETGSAVTWKYPSCVLAGDGSVGEFYSVAVTNNRQQADTGTKMIHLGKNTRSTIVSKGISAGRSDNTYRGLVRVAATAENVRNFTQCDSLLLGDQCGAHTVPYIEVKNPSAQIEHEATTSKISEDQLFYAMSRGLDQEAAVALIVNGFAREVLQQLPMEFAVEAQKLLGISLEGSVG, from the coding sequence ATGGCCACGAAGAATGCAGAGGCGCTCGCCGCCGCCAACAAGAAGTACGAGTGGGGCTTCGCCACCGAGATCGAGCAGGACTTCGCGCCCAAGGGGCTGAGCGAGGATACGGTCCGCTATATCTCGGCTAAGAAGAACGAACCCAAATGGATGCTCGACTGGCGGCTGAAGGCGTTCCGGTTGTGGCAGACGCTGGAGACACCCGACTGGGCCAAGCTGAACATTTCGCCGATCGACTATCAGGACGCGTATTACTACGCGGAGCCCAAGCAGAAGAAGACGATCGCGTCGCTGGACGAGCTCGATCCCGAAATCCGCCGGACCTACGAGAAGCTGGGCATCCCGATCGCCGAGCAGGAAGTGCTGGCGGGCGTCGAGGGCGCGCGCAAGGTCGCGGTCGACGCGGTGTTCGACAGCGTCTCGGTCGCGACCACCTTCCGCAAGGAGCTGGAAGCGGCGGGTGTGATTTTCCGCTCGATCTCCGAGGCGATCAAGGAATATCCCGATCTCGTCCGCAAATGGCTGGGCAAGGTCGTGCCGCAGCGCGATAACTACTTCGCCACGCTCAACTCGGCGGTCTTCTCCGACGGCACTTTCGTCTACATCCCCGAGGGCGTTCGCTGCCCGATGGAGCTGTCGACCTATTTCCGCATCAACGCGGAGAATACCGGCCAGTTCGAACGCACGCTGATCGTCGCGGACAAGGGGGCGTACGTCTCCTATCTCGAAGGTTGCACCGCGCCGATGCGCGACGAGAACCAGCTTCACGCGGCGGTGGTCGAGCTGGTTGCGCTGGACGATGCCGAGATCAAATATTCGACCGTCCAGAACTGGTATCCGGGCGACGAGAATGGCGTCGGCGGCATCTATAACTTCGTCACCAAGCGCGCGCTGTGCCAGGGCAAGAACAGCAAGGTGTCGTGGACTCAGGTCGAAACCGGCTCGGCGGTGACGTGGAAATATCCGTCCTGCGTGCTGGCGGGCGACGGTTCGGTGGGCGAGTTCTACTCGGTCGCGGTGACGAACAATCGCCAGCAGGCCGATACCGGCACCAAGATGATCCATCTGGGCAAGAACACGCGCTCGACCATCGTGTCGAAGGGGATTTCGGCCGGGCGCTCGGACAACACCTATCGCGGGCTCGTCCGCGTGGCGGCGACCGCCGAGAATGTCCGCAACTTCACCCAGTGCGACAGCCTGCTGCTGGGGGACCAGTGCGGTGCGCACACCGTGCCGTACATCGAGGTGAAGAACCCCAGCGCGCAGATCGAGCATGAGGCGACGACCAGCAAGATCAGCGAGGATCAGCTCTTCTACGCGATGAGCCGTGGGTTGGATCAGGAGGCGGCGGTCGCGCTGATCGTCAACGGCTTTGCTCGCGAGGTGCTGCAACAACTACCGATGGAGTTTGCGGTCGAAGCGCAGAAGCTGCTGGGGATTTCGCTGGAGGGGTCGGTTGGATAG
- a CDS encoding type II secretion system protein N, with protein MRLRLATRPPVLFAAMLVVALIVFLPMRLALGATGLADQGLSARRVGGTIWGGSMLEARFGDVALGDLRVSLSPLALLVGRAKLAFEGAGADGRPILGAATISRHAMGIDGVTASLPAATLFAPLPVTTLALEDVTVRFRDGVCEEAGGRVRATVAGEAGGLPLPPVMTGNARCEAGALLLPMTGQGGSEAVNLRIRPDGRYTADLVLTPGDPAAAARLEQLGFVAGSGGGYRLSAQGRF; from the coding sequence ATGCGGTTGCGGCTCGCCACCCGTCCGCCGGTGCTGTTCGCCGCGATGCTGGTCGTGGCGCTGATCGTCTTCCTGCCGATGCGGCTGGCGCTGGGGGCTACGGGGCTGGCCGATCAGGGGTTGAGCGCGCGGCGGGTCGGCGGGACGATCTGGGGCGGCAGCATGCTGGAGGCGCGGTTCGGCGACGTGGCGCTGGGCGACCTGCGCGTGTCGCTGTCGCCGCTGGCGCTGCTGGTCGGGCGGGCGAAGCTGGCGTTCGAGGGGGCGGGGGCCGATGGGCGTCCGATCCTGGGCGCCGCGACGATCAGCCGCCATGCCATGGGGATTGACGGTGTGACCGCCAGCCTGCCCGCCGCCACGCTGTTCGCGCCGCTGCCCGTCACGACGCTCGCGCTGGAGGATGTGACGGTGCGGTTCCGCGACGGGGTGTGCGAGGAAGCGGGCGGGCGCGTGCGGGCGACCGTCGCGGGCGAGGCGGGCGGCCTGCCGCTGCCGCCGGTGATGACGGGCAATGCCCGGTGCGAGGCGGGGGCGCTGCTGCTGCCGATGACGGGGCAGGGGGGAAGCGAGGCGGTGAACCTGCGTATCCGTCCCGATGGCCGCTATACCGCCGACCTGGTCCTGACGCCGGGCGACCCGGCAGCGGCGGCGCGGCTGGAGCAGCTGGGCTTCGTCGCCGGATCGGGCGGCGGATACCGGCTTTCCGCGCAGGGGCGTTTTTGA